The genome window CCACGGCTTCAAAAGTGGTTTCCAGTCACTGGGTATTCGCCACAAAAAATACACGCCGCTCATTGAATGGATTGGAACTGCTGTGTTCGCCATTGTGATTCCTGCGTTATTTGCGGCTATGCCGGTTTATATATTTCTGAAAGTACAGGGTTATATCGGGTAAGATCCTTAACCGTCACTGTCTATGATTTCTACAACAAGCGGACCAGAAACCAGCATTAAACTGGATTCAAAAACTCCGGAAGGCCCACTCGCTGAGAAATGGGCTCGTCATAAATTCAACGTAAAACTGGTTAATCCAGCGAATAAGCGTAAATACGAAGTAATTGTGGTAGGAACGGGCCTTGCCGGTGCCGCCGCCGCTGCCTCATTGGCTGAGCTTGGTTATTCCGTGAAGGCGTTTTGCTTTCAGGATAGTCCACGTCGGGCGCACTCGATTGCCGCCCAGGGGGGAATCAACGCAGCCAAAAACTATCAAAACGACGGAGACAGTGTTTTCCGTTTGTTTTACGATACCATCAAAGGAGGTGACTACCGCGCTCGTGAAGCCAACGTTCACCGGCTGGCCGAAGTAAGCGTGAGCATCATCGACCAGTGCGTAGCGCAAGGAGTTCCTTTCGCCCGTGAATACGGCGGATTGTTATCTAACCGCTCATTTGGAGGTTCGCAGGTTTCCCGGACGTTCTACGCCCGTGGCCAGACTGGACAGCAGTTACTGCTGGGGGCTTATTCCGCCCTAAGCCGTCAGGTAGCAAACGGCAAGGTAAAGCTTTATCCACGTACCGAGATGCTTGATCTGGTGGTCGAAGGTGGCAAGGCACGGGGTATTATCACCCGTAACCTGGTTACTGGAAAAATCGAATCCCATTCAGCACATGCCGTTCTGTTGTGTTCAGGAGGTTATGGTAACGTCTTCTACCTGTCCACCAATGCCATGAACTCCAATGCTACGGCAGCGTGGCGGGCTTACAAAAAAGGAGCCTTGTTTGGCAACCCTTGTTTTACGCAGATTCACCCAACGTGTATTCCCGTAAAAGGCGATTACCAGTCCAAGCTGACGCTGATGTCTGAATCCCTGCGGAATGATGGTCGGGTATGGGTTCCTAAAACGAAAGAAATGGCCGAGCAAGTCCGGAAGGGCCAGCTTAAAGCCAACGATATCAAAGAAGAAGATCGGGATTACTTCCTGGAGCGTCGTTACCCATCATTTGGTAACCTGGTTCCGCGCGACGTAGCATCCCGCAACGCAAAATACGTCTGCGATGAAGGTCGTGGGGTAGCCTCAACGGGGCTGGCCGTTTACCTTGATTTCGCAGAAGCCATTAAACGCGATGGTAAAAAAGTCATTGAAGCGAAGTACGGTAACCTGTTCGAGATGTATGAAAAAATCACGGACGATAACCCATACGAAACGCCGATGATGATTTACCCGGCGGTTCACTACACGATGGGTGGCCTTTGGGTTGATTATAACCTGATGACAACCATTCCAGGTCTGTATGCACTGGGTGAAGCCAACTTCTCCGATCACGGTGCTAACCGCTTAGGGGCATCGGCATTGATGCAGGGTCTGGCGGATGGTTATTTCGTTATTCCTTATACCATTGGGGATTATCTGGCAACTATTGGTCCGGCGGACAAAATTCCGGCGGACAGCCCAGCCTTCAAGGAGGCAGAAAAGGCAGTAACTGATCAGATCAAGCAACTGCTTGCCATCAAAGGAACGCGTCCGGTTGATGATTTTCACCGCCAGTTAGGCCACATCATGTGGGAATATTGCGGTATGTCCCGGAATGCAGAAGGTCTGAAAAAGGCTAAGAAATTGATTCAGGATCTGAAAGCTGAATTCTGGAAGAATGTACGCGTTCTGGGCGATCATGAAGACATGAATCAATCATTGGAGCAAGCCTGTCGAGTAGCCGACTTCATCGAACTGGGCGAACTGATGGTGGACGATGCTCTGAACCGGAACGAATCCTGTGGTGGTCACTTCCGCGAAGAGTTCTCAACGGAAGAAGGCGAAGCCAAACGGGATGACGCCAATTATACCTACGTAGCGGCTTGGGAATACAAAGGTCCTAACCAGCAAGCGGCCCTGCATAAAGAAAACCTGGAGTTTGAAAATGTGAAGCTGACCCAGCGGAGTTATAAATAAGTTTCGAGTTTAGGCGTTTCGGACTATAAATCACAGCTGTCTGGTTTAGAACTGAAGCAAGAAACTAGAAACTCCAAACTTGACCAACGCAATGAATATTACACTCAAAGTCTGGAGACAAAAAAATACAGATTCATCAGGTAAACTGGTGGAATATAAATTAGCCGACATCTCGCCAGAAATGTCGTTCCTGGAAATGTTCGACGTGTTGAACGCCGATCTGATCAAAAAAGGAGATGAACCGATTGCTTTCGACCATGACTGTCGTGAAGGTATTTGTGGAACCTGCTCCATGTATATCAATGGACGGGCGCACGGTCCTCAAACCGGATCAACGACCTGCCAGCTTCACATGCGGAGCTTCAGCGATGGCGACACCATTATAGTTGAACCGTGGCGGGCACGGGCTTTCCCGGTAATCAAAGACTTGATGGTGGATCGCTCAGCTTTCGACCGCATCATGCAAGCCGGTGGATATGTATCCGTGAATACCGGTTCGGCACGTGATGCCAACGAAACCCTCATTCCACGCGAGATTGCTGACGAAGCGATGGATGCAGCGCAGTGCATCGGTTGCGGAGCTTGTGTAGCAGCTTGTAAGAATGCCTCAGCGATGTTGTACACCGCAGCTAAGGTTTCGCACCTGGCAATTTTACCACAAGGTGAGGCTGAAGCTACAATGCGTGCTGAACGGATGGTGGCCCAGATGGATGCCGAAGGTTTTGGCGCCTGCTCATTCACAGGTGCTTGCTCGGTTGAATGTCCGAAGTCGATTTCACTGGATCACATTGCCCGCTTAAATCGTGAATATTTGGGAGCGAAATTAACTTCCAACAACGTATAGAAGGCTTTTTTAGGCCTGAGTTAACGAAAAAAGCGCCTATTTGGCGCTTTTTTCGTTTTCACGTGTCTTAAGCTCAATTGCTAATCGTGCAAGCGTAGTAAACCAGGGCACTTGTATGGTGGCTTATTTCCGGGAGGGCCAATTCCCGAAAGATCCTCAATAGCTTATTTGGCTATCATCCTTTTTAGAACCATACATAACCAATAGCGCTACCTGATTTTTCATTCGCTAGTTTCAAGTTCTTATTTCAAGGACACGCATCCATTCCAGAAGTAACGTTTAAGACCCTTACTTTTGCAGGTCAACAGCTACGCATTCGATAAATGCTGCCTGATACATGCTCCCGCCAAGAAAAGCCGCTACTTATTTTCAACTCTATTAGCTGGTCAAGATAAAAAAAGGGATATTTGGAAATTTACTAGCTTTAGATACAACCTGTTGTGACGACCAGTATGCTTCTTGCGCTCGATGCCGGCAACTCTGATACTGTATTTGGCATCCATGATGGACAACGCTGGATTCACATTTGGCGCACTCGTTCCCTTGTTAATGAGGGGCCTGCTCATTACGAAAGCATCCTACGCCTTTGGTTACTTGAAGCGGGAATTTCCCCTACTACAATTCAAAGCACAGTACTTAGCAGCGTTGTGCCAGACCTGACGCCCACGCTTCGTGCCATGTTGGCTGGCCTTTTCAGCCAGGATCCAATTGTGGTTAGCCCAGCCATCTACCCGTTGCTTCCACTGGAAATTTTACGGCCGTACGAAATTGGTGCCGACTTGGTAGCCAATGCACTGGCGGCTCACTTAACCTATCAACAAAATTGCGTAGTCGTTGATTTTGGCACAGCTCTTACCTTTACAACGGTTTCGGCAACGGGCCGTATGCTGGGCGTAGCCATTGCGCCCGGTTTGAAAACAGCTGTAAGGTCGCTCTTCTCCAATACCGCTCAGCTCCCGGAGGTTCCGCTGGAAATGCCAGAGTCGGCTTTGGGAACGAACACTACGCACGCCATTCAGGCCGGTATTATGCTTGGCTACGAAGGACTGGTTCGCTCTCTTCTCGCTCGTATACGGGCTGAATTAGACGGAAATTGCCTGGCCATTGCCACCGGCGGACTAGTAGCTACCATCCCCACCCTGCACGTTGAATTTACGGAGGTCAGGCAAATGCTCACCCTCGATGGGATTCGAGCCATCAGTCAGTATGTAAGTGCTGGAGCGCATCAATCCCGGTAAGAAGTTTTCCCTGATTTCTTAATCACAAAGCTCACGAAACCTGCTCGGTCGAATCCGATTCCGACGGAGCAGATTTCTCTGCTTTACCCTGCTTCTTTCTCTTCAAGGCTTCGTGCAGTATAAATTCAATCTGTCCATTCACGCTTCGAAACTCTTCCTGGGCCCAGCGTTCCAGCTCTTTTAGCGTTTCGGGGTTGATCCGTAAGACAAAAGCTTTCTTTTCAGCAGCCATTTGTAAATGAATAATGAACAGCACAGTCAGGCCAGGCTGTCTGTGCTGTTCACCGTTAATGGTTCAGTACGTTAATTGTATAAGGTTCCGGTATTGACTACTGGACTAACGCTTTTTTCGCCGCATAACACAACGAGCAAGTTGCTTACCATCGCTGCTTTTCGCTCCTCATCCAAATGTACGACATCTTTTTCGGCCAGTCGCGCCAACGCCATTTCGACCATGCCAACGGCACCGTCTACAATTTGTTTCCGTGCCGCGACTACCGCCGTTGCCTGCTGGCGTTGTAGCATCGCCCCGGCAATTTCCTGCGCATAGGCCAAGTGGCTGATTCGTGCCTCGATGACTTCAACCCCCGACCGCTCCAGACGCTCGTTCAATTCCTGCTCCAGCAAAATATTAATCTGGCCCGTACTATCGCGCAACGTAACCTCTTCATGATCGCTTTCTATATTATCGTAAGAACACGTACTGGCCAGATGACGCACCGCCGCTTCGGATTGAATTTTGACAAACAATTGGTAGTCATCTACTTCAAAAAAAGCTTTGGCGGTATCCATAACCCGCCAGACTACGACGGCTCCAATTTCAATTGGGTTGCCCATTTTATCATTTACTTTCAGCGTCTGCCCGTTCAGGTTCCGGGCACGCAGGCTGATTTTACGTTTCGCGTACAGCGGGTTTACCCAGCGCAAGCCCGTCTGCCTCATTGTCCCTACGTAATCTCCGAAAAAGGTTGTTACAATGCCTTCATTCGGATTGACGACGGCCAAACCAGCAAAAAGAACCAAAGTAATCAGCATCGAAATAACGCCTAGCCCGACAGCTCCCCGCACAAAGAACAAAATAGAGCCAATCAATAAAAGAAAGGCAATCATTAAAAGGACATAGCCTGAAGTAGAGGTTAATTCTTTTTCTTCCATGGTTTAGTTTGATATTGTTTTGATATCACAATAATAACAATTAATAAACAGACCCGACTACTATTTTAGGATGAATGGCACAGAAATAAGGCAAATCAGAGATTTTGGCGGATAAACTACGCGGCTCAGATAAGTCTATCTGCTAAATCGGCATCCAGAAGCGTCTACGTTCCAGTCTGAATACCCTATATTTGTAAATCTTTTACGAATCAAGATGATACTGAGCGAACAGGAGATTAACCGGCGCAACAAGCGCGAGGAACTAATGCGACTGGGAATCGATCCATACCCAGCTGAACTTTTTGAAGTCAACGTTACGGCGGCTGACATTCATCAGAATTACGAGCAAGATAAAGACAACTATAAAAGCATTTCCATTGCCGGGCGGCTCATGAGCTTCCGGATTATGGGCAGTGCCTCCTTTGCCGAATTACAGGATGCCACGGGCCGGATTCAGCTTTACTTCCGCCGCGACGATCTTTGCCCCGACGAAGACAAAACCCTGTACAATACGGTTTTCAAAAAGCTACTTGATATTGGCGACATCATCGGCGCGACCGGCTACGTCTTTACGACCCAAACCGGCGAAATTTCAATCCACGTTACCAGCTTTAAGCTGCTCACGAAATCGCTGCGCCCGCTGCCTGTGGTGAAAGAAGCAGAAGGAAAAGTATACGATGCTTTTTCTGATCCAGAGCAACGCTACCGCCAACGCTACGTTGACCTGATTGTCAATCCGCAGGTACGTGAAACCTTCGTTAAACGCACCAAACTGGTTAATTCAATCCGGTATTTTCTCAGCGACCGTGGTTATCTGGAGGTTGAAACCCCCATTTTGCAGCCTATTCACGGCGGGGCAACGGCACGGCCGTTTGTTACGCACCACAATACGCTGGACATGCAGCTTTACCTTCGGATCGCTAATGAGCTATATCTGAAGCGGTTAATTGTTGGTGGCTACGATGGCGTTTTTGAATTTGCCAAAGATTTCCGGAACGAAGGCATGAGCCGCTTCCACAATCCTGAATTTACGCAGGTTGAGCTTTACGTTGCTTACAAAGACTACAACTGGATGATGGACCTCATCGAGGAAATGGTCGAAAAGATTGCCCTTGATTTACACGGAAAAACAGAAGTGCCGGTTGGTGAAAACATCATTAATTTCCAGCGGCCCTGGAAGCGACTAACCATGTTCGAGGCCATTCAGGAATATACCGGCGTTGACGTATCGGCGATGGGTGAAGACGAGCTGCGGGCAGTTGCCGAAGGACGGGGCATCAAAACGGATAGCACAATGGGTAAATCAAAGCTCATTGACGAATTGTTCGGTGAAGCTGTAGAACACCAGCTCATCCAGCCAACGTTTATTACGGACTATCCGGTTGAAATGTCACCATTGACTAAGAAACACCGCAGCAAACCCGGTCTGGTGGAACGCTTCGAGGCCATTTGTAACGGAAAAGAAATTGCGAATGCTTATTCGGAGTTGAACGATCCACTCGACCAACGCGCCCGTTTTGAAGAACAATTGGAGCTGGCCAACCGGGGCGACGAAGAGGCAATGGCTATGGATGAAGATTTTCTGCGGGCTCTGGAATACGGTATGCCACCAACTGCCGGCGTAGGTTTGGGTATCGACCGACTAAGCATGATTATGACCAATTCGGCATCCATCCAGGACGTCCTGTTCTTCCCGCAAATGCGCCCGGAGAAAAAAGCAGAGGTATCGGCGGACGCAGATTACGAAGCGAAAGGCATTCCAGCGGGTTGGATTCCGGCCCTGCAAAAAATGGGCTTCATGCACGTCGATCAGCTCTCGGAAGCCAATCCTAACAAAGTCTTTAATGATTTAGGGGGCATGCGGAAAAAGCTCAAACTTGATGTTACGATGCCTACGCTAGATGATGTGAAGCGTTGGGTTGAATAACTATTGTATAACGAAAACAAAAGCCTGGTTTTGAAGCCAGGCTTTTGTTTTTCACTGCTTTAGCTTTTTTCTTCTTCTCCGTATTTTTCCAGAATTTTACGAACATCTTTCGGTAACTGAGCGCTAATACGCGCTGGATCAGCAATCGCATTTTCGACGGAGCCGCGCCAAACGAGTTTACGGGTTTTGGCATCAACGATGTCTACCACTACGGTACCTTCGTTATACTGCTCTGTACGGGACTGTGGGCCTCCCCAGCCATACCAGCTCGGTCCCCAGCCACGCCAGCCCCACCGGCCCCAGCCGTAGAAAGGTCCGTAAAGTGGCGCAGGATCGGTCACAGTACGGGTTTTCTTTTCGACAAAAAAGTGGTAGCCAATAAGTACATCAGGGTCGGACTCATCTTGCTTTAATCCTTTCTCGTTCAAAACTGTATTGACCGAATTCTCGACATTTTGCGTAGCTATGTCATTATAGTACAAAGGATTTTGACCCGCTTTAACGTCAGAGTCCATCCAGGCATACGTTTTGTACTTGTCAAAATTCACCCTCGAATTATAGTCAACGGTCACTGGTCGAGCACAACTACCCAGCACGAATAGGAGGCCGATTACAAACACTGCATTTTTCATAACGTTGTCTTACTTGTTCGTCTTTAAAAACAAGTTGATAGTCTAAAAGTTTGCAAAGTCACCGCTTAGGTTCTTTCTTGGCGACTTTCGTATTTTTATGCTATGATGAATTCAACTCCTGAAATAAAGACGCAATTGTATCAGCATTGCCTCGACTACGTTGACCAGCGGATAAGTACAGCGCAAACGGCAATGAAAGCAGCGCAGGCTGCCGCCAATGAAGAATCGAAAAGTAGTGCAGGGGATAAATACGAGACAACGCGGGCCATGATGCAAATAGAGCGGGATCAGTGCGCCCGCCAACTTACGGAAGCCTTGAAACTGCGCCAGGAGCTGGCTGGCATCGATTTGGATAAAACGTTCCCTACTGTTCAGCCAGGAAGTCTGGTTCTAACCAATCGAGGTACTTTTTTTCTAGGAATTAGTATTGGTAAGATAAATATTAATCAGGATACTTTTCTGGTTGTTTCTGCGGCCTCTCCGATTGGAAGTCAACTACTTGGCCGACGCGTAGGCGATGAGATTTCGTTTAACAAAGTGGCTTATCGCATTCTTCAGATTGCCTGAATAAGCAAGAAGCCTCGATCAACACGACCGAGGCTTTCTATGAATGACGAAGAATCTATTCTTCTAATTTTTTCACTTTGACAGCATTCAAGCCTTTTTTACCATCAATTACTTCGAATGCTACGCGGTCTTTCTCCCGAATGGTAAGGCCATTCAGGCCTGTAATGTGTACAAAAATGTCCCGGCTTGACGAATCCTCAACAATAAATCCAAAGCCTTTGCTCTCATTAAAGAATTTAACTGTACCTGTTTGCATAAAACAATAAAAATTAAAAAATTAAGGATTACGACGGTTATGCCCTCAAACAAAAGTCATCAAACAGGTACCCAGTTTGTACACAAATGGAGCGGTACGGAGAATTGGCCGTATCTGCACTGACTTTGTAAGGTCGCTCGGCTTTAAAGTTAAAAAAATCAGCGCATTAGTAAATACTAGGCCATAAAAATTGTTTACTGAGCGCCACTTTTTGAGTTTTATTTGGCATATTTCTCCCGCAGCGGTAGATTATTCGGTCACCTTTGGCTAAATTTCAAGAACAAACGACTAAAGAGATTGTTAATAACGAATCTGAGACCTAATTTTAACAGTAATTCGTAGGTGTCATGAACAAAATAAGATATTTTGTCGAGAGCCAGGCTTTTGGAGTCTGTACGAGGTTAGGCGAGAAAATGAACATTTCGGCGAGCAGCATCCGCCTGTATTTCATTTACACGTCCTGCTTAACCCTGGGGTCGCCTGTCGTTTTGTATTTGATTCTTGCCTTTTGGATGGAGATGCGTAAGCACTTACGCCGTCACAATCATCCAACCGTTTGGGAGTTGTAAAGCTCAAGAAACCGTTTTTTGCCTTTAACGAAATACTGCCAGACAACACTTTCCCGGTAAATCTGACTTACTTCGCCACTCTGCTTGTTGCGCTTTTTGTAAAGCTCTGGTAACCAGCTATAGAAAGAAAAGTGTGCCCGAATAATGGCTATTGTATCGCGCCATTGCCCTTTGCTTATGAGCTGTAGCCCCGAGGCGCCATCCAGTACCAGCCGGGCGAAAATTGTCGCGAAGAGCGATTTAGATGGCAAATTCTTGTATAAGGTAGCCAGGCTGTTGCGGTAATTCAGAAATGTTTTACGCGGATTTGTCTTGGCTAATGTACCACCGCCAATGTGGTAAACCGTGGAATCCGGGCAGTACCAGATTTCGTAACCTCTATTTTTGAGGCGCCAGCAAAGATCAATTTCTTCCATGTGCGCGAAAAAATTCGCATCAAAGCCGCCAATTTTCCAGAATAATTCAGAACGTATAATCAGGCACGCCCCCGTTGCCCAAAAAATCTGGCGCTCATCGTTATACTGTCCCTCATCGGGTTCCAGGGTATCGAAAAGGCGGCCCCGGCAGAACGGATACCCCAGATAATCAATGTAGCCTCCGGCAGCACCTGCGTATTCGAAATGCGTTTTTTGGTGATAAGCAAGCAGCTTCGGCTGGCAGGCCGCCGCCTGCGGACGCCGCTTCATCAAATGCAATAAAGGGGAAACCCAACCCGGTGTTACCTCAACATCCGAGTTAAGGAGAATGTAATAGGTCGCTGGAATCTGCGCTAACGCTTCATTGTAACCGCCTGTATAACCGTGGTTACGTTCCAGACGGATTATTTTAACAGCCGGAAAATGCTGCTGTACGAGATCTACAGAGTTGTCCAGCGAAGCATTATCAGCGACATAAACGGCGTGGCCTTCCGAATAGGCCAGCACCAACGGCAAAAACTCATCCAGAAAGCTCCAGCCATTATAATTCAGAATAACAATGGCAACTTCGTCCATGTGCTAAGACATCATGCTGCCCAGATCAAAGCCGGGAATATTTGGCAGCAAGCCTTCGGTTGATTTACGCAGGTGTTCTTTGATTTTACCGTCAACGTTCTCAAGTGCCTTGTTGGTTGCGGCCACGATCAGGTCTTGCAACATTTCTTTGTCGTCTGGTTTAACCAGGTCCGAATCAATTTCCAGCTTGATCAATTGTTTATGACCATTTACAGTAGCCCGTACTAAACCTGCTCCTGCTTCGCCCGACTCCGTAATAACGCCCAGCGACGCTTGTGCTTCTTTCATTCGGCTCTGGAATTCCTTCACTTTGCCGAACATATCCATCATGTTGAACATACTAATTGCGATTAGTGCTTTCTGATTAAACTGCAAAACTAGGTCAATTGTGCGGTCTCAGCTATTACATTCTAAAAAATTATCGCATGAGCATGACTCTCCCCGATTTGATAAGTTTCTGGCCAGCCTGGTCAACCGCCTCAATTCGGTACGAATAATGGCCTGCTGGTGCTATCTGCCCGTTAATTGTTCCGTCCCAACCTTCGCGCTGATCCGTTGTGAACATAACCTCACCCCAACGATTGTAAACAGATAGCCGAATGCTTTCGAAGAACGTGCTGCCTTTGATCGTGAAAGCATCGTTCAAGCCATCGCCATTAGGCGTAAAGGCATCCGGCACGAACAAACGCGCTGCCGCCGTGAACGAGCGAAAGTTAGAATAGCTCACAGCTCCGTTTGCTGAAACGGCTTTCACCCGAAAATTAAACCGCTGGATGTCAGGGTCGCTCAGATTCGGCTGGTAGGTCGTGTTAGCCACCAGATCAACCTCATCAACGACTGTGTTCGTCTCATCTAACTTTTCGAGTCGGTATTGAGCGACAGTCTCGCCAAAAAAGGGCGATTCTGGCGTCCAGTTAATGGCAGCGGGCGAATCCGATTTCAGGTGAATCGAACAAACCGGCGCGGTCAGCGTCGAAGTAGCTCCGCAAGCACTTTGGTAGCCAACCTGGTAGCAGTAAGACTGTTTCCGAGTATCTACGCCGCCATCCTGATGCACATTCCGGGCGGCTTCTTCGGCTACTGGGTTGAAAGCGCCGCCGGGCGAGTCCTGCCGATAGATCAGCATTTTGTAATTGGGCGTTGCCTGCGCCGCCGGGTCCAGAACGGCCAGCAGATCAATTCGACCCGCTGTATTGACCGACACCTGCACTTTGGTGAACGGCAGCGGTTGCTCACCGGATTGCGCGGTTACACATTTGCTGTCCGACTCCACCGTGGTAGCTCCACTGTTCAGTTGCGCCGTTACTTTATAACAATACTGCTGGCCGCATTGCAGATTTTGCTTGTCGTTTTCCGTTCTTGCCGAAGCCGTGGTTGATGTACTCAAGGTTGTATTA of Tellurirhabdus bombi contains these proteins:
- a CDS encoding cold-shock protein, which codes for MQTGTVKFFNESKGFGFIVEDSSSRDIFVHITGLNGLTIREKDRVAFEVIDGKKGLNAVKVKKLEE
- the lysS gene encoding lysine--tRNA ligase, yielding MILSEQEINRRNKREELMRLGIDPYPAELFEVNVTAADIHQNYEQDKDNYKSISIAGRLMSFRIMGSASFAELQDATGRIQLYFRRDDLCPDEDKTLYNTVFKKLLDIGDIIGATGYVFTTQTGEISIHVTSFKLLTKSLRPLPVVKEAEGKVYDAFSDPEQRYRQRYVDLIVNPQVRETFVKRTKLVNSIRYFLSDRGYLEVETPILQPIHGGATARPFVTHHNTLDMQLYLRIANELYLKRLIVGGYDGVFEFAKDFRNEGMSRFHNPEFTQVELYVAYKDYNWMMDLIEEMVEKIALDLHGKTEVPVGENIINFQRPWKRLTMFEAIQEYTGVDVSAMGEDELRAVAEGRGIKTDSTMGKSKLIDELFGEAVEHQLIQPTFITDYPVEMSPLTKKHRSKPGLVERFEAICNGKEIANAYSELNDPLDQRARFEEQLELANRGDEEAMAMDEDFLRALEYGMPPTAGVGLGIDRLSMIMTNSASIQDVLFFPQMRPEKKAEVSADADYEAKGIPAGWIPALQKMGFMHVDQLSEANPNKVFNDLGGMRKKLKLDVTMPTLDDVKRWVE
- a CDS encoding 3-oxoacyl-ACP synthase — protein: MMNSTPEIKTQLYQHCLDYVDQRISTAQTAMKAAQAAANEESKSSAGDKYETTRAMMQIERDQCARQLTEALKLRQELAGIDLDKTFPTVQPGSLVLTNRGTFFLGISIGKININQDTFLVVSAASPIGSQLLGRRVGDEISFNKVAYRILQIA
- a CDS encoding fumarate reductase/succinate dehydrogenase flavoprotein subunit; the encoded protein is MKLDSKTPEGPLAEKWARHKFNVKLVNPANKRKYEVIVVGTGLAGAAAAASLAELGYSVKAFCFQDSPRRAHSIAAQGGINAAKNYQNDGDSVFRLFYDTIKGGDYRAREANVHRLAEVSVSIIDQCVAQGVPFAREYGGLLSNRSFGGSQVSRTFYARGQTGQQLLLGAYSALSRQVANGKVKLYPRTEMLDLVVEGGKARGIITRNLVTGKIESHSAHAVLLCSGGYGNVFYLSTNAMNSNATAAWRAYKKGALFGNPCFTQIHPTCIPVKGDYQSKLTLMSESLRNDGRVWVPKTKEMAEQVRKGQLKANDIKEEDRDYFLERRYPSFGNLVPRDVASRNAKYVCDEGRGVASTGLAVYLDFAEAIKRDGKKVIEAKYGNLFEMYEKITDDNPYETPMMIYPAVHYTMGGLWVDYNLMTTIPGLYALGEANFSDHGANRLGASALMQGLADGYFVIPYTIGDYLATIGPADKIPADSPAFKEAEKAVTDQIKQLLAIKGTRPVDDFHRQLGHIMWEYCGMSRNAEGLKKAKKLIQDLKAEFWKNVRVLGDHEDMNQSLEQACRVADFIELGELMVDDALNRNESCGGHFREEFSTEEGEAKRDDANYTYVAAWEYKGPNQQAALHKENLEFENVKLTQRSYK
- a CDS encoding SPFH domain-containing protein gives rise to the protein MEEKELTSTSGYVLLMIAFLLLIGSILFFVRGAVGLGVISMLITLVLFAGLAVVNPNEGIVTTFFGDYVGTMRQTGLRWVNPLYAKRKISLRARNLNGQTLKVNDKMGNPIEIGAVVVWRVMDTAKAFFEVDDYQLFVKIQSEAAVRHLASTCSYDNIESDHEEVTLRDSTGQINILLEQELNERLERSGVEVIEARISHLAYAQEIAGAMLQRQQATAVVAARKQIVDGAVGMVEMALARLAEKDVVHLDEERKAAMVSNLLVVLCGEKSVSPVVNTGTLYN
- a CDS encoding type III pantothenate kinase — protein: MLLALDAGNSDTVFGIHDGQRWIHIWRTRSLVNEGPAHYESILRLWLLEAGISPTTIQSTVLSSVVPDLTPTLRAMLAGLFSQDPIVVSPAIYPLLPLEILRPYEIGADLVANALAAHLTYQQNCVVVDFGTALTFTTVSATGRMLGVAIAPGLKTAVRSLFSNTAQLPEVPLEMPESALGTNTTHAIQAGIMLGYEGLVRSLLARIRAELDGNCLAIATGGLVATIPTLHVEFTEVRQMLTLDGIRAISQYVSAGAHQSR
- a CDS encoding glycosyltransferase family 2 protein; translation: MDEVAIVILNYNGWSFLDEFLPLVLAYSEGHAVYVADNASLDNSVDLVQQHFPAVKIIRLERNHGYTGGYNEALAQIPATYYILLNSDVEVTPGWVSPLLHLMKRRPQAAACQPKLLAYHQKTHFEYAGAAGGYIDYLGYPFCRGRLFDTLEPDEGQYNDERQIFWATGACLIIRSELFWKIGGFDANFFAHMEEIDLCWRLKNRGYEIWYCPDSTVYHIGGGTLAKTNPRKTFLNYRNSLATLYKNLPSKSLFATIFARLVLDGASGLQLISKGQWRDTIAIIRAHFSFYSWLPELYKKRNKQSGEVSQIYRESVVWQYFVKGKKRFLELYNSQTVG
- a CDS encoding ribbon-helix-helix domain-containing protein, which encodes MAAEKKAFVLRINPETLKELERWAQEEFRSVNGQIEFILHEALKRKKQGKAEKSAPSESDSTEQVS
- a CDS encoding DUF4136 domain-containing protein, coding for MKNAVFVIGLLFVLGSCARPVTVDYNSRVNFDKYKTYAWMDSDVKAGQNPLYYNDIATQNVENSVNTVLNEKGLKQDESDPDVLIGYHFFVEKKTRTVTDPAPLYGPFYGWGRWGWRGWGPSWYGWGGPQSRTEQYNEGTVVVDIVDAKTRKLVWRGSVENAIADPARISAQLPKDVRKILEKYGEEEKS
- a CDS encoding PspC domain-containing protein; the protein is MNKIRYFVESQAFGVCTRLGEKMNISASSIRLYFIYTSCLTLGSPVVLYLILAFWMEMRKHLRRHNHPTVWEL
- a CDS encoding YbaB/EbfC family nucleoid-associated protein encodes the protein MFNMMDMFGKVKEFQSRMKEAQASLGVITESGEAGAGLVRATVNGHKQLIKLEIDSDLVKPDDKEMLQDLIVAATNKALENVDGKIKEHLRKSTEGLLPNIPGFDLGSMMS
- a CDS encoding succinate dehydrogenase/fumarate reductase iron-sulfur subunit, with the translated sequence MNITLKVWRQKNTDSSGKLVEYKLADISPEMSFLEMFDVLNADLIKKGDEPIAFDHDCREGICGTCSMYINGRAHGPQTGSTTCQLHMRSFSDGDTIIVEPWRARAFPVIKDLMVDRSAFDRIMQAGGYVSVNTGSARDANETLIPREIADEAMDAAQCIGCGACVAACKNASAMLYTAAKVSHLAILPQGEAEATMRAERMVAQMDAEGFGACSFTGACSVECPKSISLDHIARLNREYLGAKLTSNNV